Proteins found in one Fodinibius saliphilus genomic segment:
- a CDS encoding TIGR04283 family arsenosugar biosynthesis glycosyltransferase, translated as MKISVIIPTYNEQHCIVNTISAVIENSGETVDEIIVVDGGSSDETVYKAKETSAKVISSPRKGRAAQMNYGAEQAASEVLYFLHADSVPPQDFDQEIVDAVHREIPAGCFQLAFDDNHWLLQSYAWFTKFDIDAFRFGDQSLFIEKGLFQDIGGFREDHLLMEDNEIIRRIKRDTTFVILDNVVTTSARSYRKVGVVKLQLVFFLIYSLYFLGVEQEYLLSLKEKTLQ; from the coding sequence ATGAAAATTAGTGTAATTATCCCAACTTATAATGAGCAGCATTGTATTGTAAATACAATATCTGCAGTCATAGAAAACTCGGGAGAGACGGTTGACGAAATTATTGTAGTTGATGGCGGAAGCTCGGACGAGACCGTATATAAGGCAAAGGAGACATCAGCAAAGGTAATTAGTTCTCCCAGAAAGGGACGGGCGGCACAAATGAACTATGGGGCAGAACAGGCAGCATCGGAAGTGCTGTATTTTTTGCATGCTGATAGCGTGCCTCCCCAAGACTTTGATCAAGAGATTGTTGACGCCGTCCATAGAGAGATTCCAGCCGGTTGCTTTCAGCTGGCTTTTGATGATAACCACTGGTTACTCCAAAGTTATGCCTGGTTTACGAAGTTCGATATAGATGCTTTTCGTTTTGGGGATCAAAGTTTATTCATTGAAAAGGGATTATTTCAAGATATAGGTGGGTTCCGGGAGGATCATTTGCTTATGGAAGACAATGAAATTATCCGGCGCATTAAAAGGGATACCACGTTTGTTATATTGGATAATGTAGTTACAACTTCGGCACGTTCATATCGCAAAGTGGGGGTAGTCAAGTTGCAACTGGTATTTTTTCTTATCTATTCACTCTACTTTTTAGGGGTAGAACAAGAATATTTGTTGTCGCTCAAAGAAAAAACACTCCAATAG
- a CDS encoding mechanosensitive ion channel family protein — protein sequence MEEFQSLFESVMPQLVEYGLKVVGAIFVLVVGWIVAGWLSKKVQRQCESSETIDDTLTPLLAKVTKILGLTVVVIFVLNMVGIQTASLVAVLGAAGLAAGLAWQGTLSDIAAGVMLLVMRPFNVGDSIEVDGTSGTVEEIGVVMTKVNTFDNVAIVMPNSNVWGSNIKNMSANDKRRIDLVIGFGYDDDIDHAIETIKNILDNEDRILEEPEPKVAVSELGGSSVNLMVRPWAKQEDFWSLKYDLIKRIKERFDEEGISFPYPSKDVYLHKEES from the coding sequence ATGGAAGAATTTCAATCGCTCTTTGAAAGTGTTATGCCTCAATTGGTTGAGTACGGTTTAAAAGTAGTAGGGGCAATATTTGTTTTAGTGGTGGGATGGATTGTTGCTGGATGGCTTAGCAAAAAAGTACAACGACAGTGTGAAAGTTCAGAAACAATTGATGATACGTTAACTCCCCTGTTGGCCAAAGTTACGAAGATTCTGGGGCTAACAGTGGTTGTTATTTTTGTATTAAACATGGTGGGTATCCAAACGGCAAGTCTTGTAGCCGTCTTAGGAGCAGCCGGGCTTGCAGCCGGTTTAGCCTGGCAGGGTACGCTCTCAGATATAGCTGCAGGAGTTATGCTTTTAGTGATGCGGCCATTTAATGTTGGTGACTCAATAGAGGTAGACGGAACGTCTGGCACTGTTGAAGAGATTGGGGTAGTGATGACTAAGGTAAATACCTTTGATAATGTGGCTATTGTGATGCCTAACTCCAATGTATGGGGGAGTAACATTAAAAATATGTCGGCCAATGATAAAAGACGTATCGATTTGGTGATTGGCTTTGGATATGATGATGATATCGATCATGCGATAGAAACAATTAAGAATATTCTTGATAACGAAGATCGAATTTTGGAGGAGCCTGAACCCAAAGTGGCTGTTTCTGAACTAGGTGGTAGCTCGGTAAATCTTATGGTGCGTCCCTGGGCAAAACAAGAAGATTTTTGGTCTTTAAAATATGATCTGATAAAGCGCATTAAGGAACGGTTTGATGAAGAAGGAATTAGCTTTCCATATCCCTCTAAAGATGTTTACCTTCATAAAGAAGAAAGTTAA
- a CDS encoding RluA family pseudouridine synthase — protein sequence MAAKKRPFYIVEQDKDIFVVDKPAGLLAVPIPDSNVKNLYDLVADHLGKHGVRVGCVHRIDRYTSGLMVFAKNKRAYDDLYKKFRNHEPKRTYLAIVRGIIEKDEGTLEHHLKLIKEGFRNIVVDPSEEGATPARLSYKVKERFFENTLVEVQLDTGLKNQIRVQFEHVGHQLVGDQHYAPEEEKEPLIDRQALHAYQLSFKHPRKSKTVKCEAKIPADMLRLIDQFRWNKEKHTS from the coding sequence ATGGCTGCAAAAAAACGCCCATTCTATATTGTTGAACAGGATAAGGATATTTTTGTAGTTGATAAGCCTGCCGGGTTATTAGCTGTTCCTATTCCTGACAGTAATGTGAAAAATCTATATGACCTTGTTGCTGACCATCTTGGCAAGCATGGAGTGCGGGTAGGGTGTGTGCATCGCATAGATCGATATACCAGCGGCTTGATGGTCTTTGCCAAAAATAAGCGGGCGTATGACGACCTTTATAAAAAATTTCGAAATCATGAGCCCAAGCGTACGTACCTTGCTATCGTGCGAGGCATCATAGAAAAAGATGAAGGTACGCTTGAACATCATCTTAAGCTTATTAAAGAAGGTTTTCGTAATATCGTAGTAGATCCAAGTGAAGAGGGGGCTACGCCTGCCCGGTTATCCTACAAGGTGAAAGAACGGTTTTTTGAGAATACATTGGTTGAAGTCCAGCTGGATACCGGACTTAAAAATCAGATCCGTGTTCAGTTTGAACATGTTGGGCACCAATTAGTGGGAGATCAACATTATGCTCCCGAAGAGGAGAAGGAACCGCTGATTGATCGCCAGGCCCTTCACGCATATCAACTTTCTTTTAAACATCCCCGGAAGAGCAAAACGGTAAAGTGTGAGGCAAAGATTCCTGCCGATATGCTTCGCCTTATCGATCAGTTCCGCTGGAATAAAGAAAAACACACAAGCTAA
- a CDS encoding Dps family protein: MSTTTIEKKEMDINIGINEESRRAIANELSKVLADSYMLYLKTHNYHWNVTGELFHSLHEQFEQQYTELADAIDEIAERIRALGYRAPGTFKEFNELTSIKEEQEEPEALEMVRRLALGNEQVLRTARQALEPAKEAEDEATVDLLTQRLHVHSKTAWMLRSHLE; this comes from the coding sequence ATGAGTACCACTACGATAGAAAAGAAAGAGATGGATATCAATATTGGTATTAATGAGGAGAGTCGAAGGGCTATAGCCAACGAACTCTCAAAAGTATTGGCAGATTCATATATGTTGTATCTTAAAACGCACAACTACCACTGGAATGTAACCGGTGAGCTTTTCCATTCATTGCACGAGCAGTTTGAGCAACAGTACACCGAACTTGCTGATGCCATTGATGAGATCGCAGAACGTATTCGTGCTTTGGGATATCGGGCGCCGGGAACATTTAAAGAGTTTAATGAGTTAACTTCTATTAAGGAGGAACAAGAAGAGCCCGAAGCATTAGAGATGGTTCGACGGTTGGCACTTGGCAACGAACAGGTTCTTCGCACGGCGCGGCAGGCCCTTGAACCGGCAAAAGAAGCCGAAGATGAGGCTACTGTTGACTTGTTAACTCAGCGGTTGCACGTGCATTCTAAGACAGCTTGGATGTTGCGAAGCCATCTTGAATAG
- a CDS encoding TIGR04282 family arsenosugar biosynthesis glycosyltransferase, with protein sequence MNSSEQDVLLIFIKNPEFGKVKTRLAKSVGPETACLVYEQLLEITRNVTSKVNCDRQLWYSEYIDNDDRWSEEHYRKKLQHGQNLGERMSNAFEQAFMEGYEHAVIIGSDCAALKKSHLVNAYSILQNHDVVIGPSQDGGYYLLGMNQYLPDLFENMEWSTPSVYDETIRRIKRMNLMYEAVEELNDIDTEKDLMESRLRVKGNEN encoded by the coding sequence ATGAATAGTTCCGAACAAGATGTGCTTCTTATTTTTATAAAAAATCCCGAGTTCGGTAAAGTAAAAACACGGCTGGCAAAATCAGTTGGTCCCGAAACAGCATGTTTGGTATATGAGCAGTTATTAGAGATAACACGAAATGTTACAAGCAAGGTAAACTGCGACAGACAACTGTGGTATTCTGAATATATTGATAATGATGATCGCTGGAGCGAAGAGCACTATAGAAAGAAACTACAGCATGGCCAAAATTTAGGTGAACGGATGAGTAATGCTTTTGAGCAGGCCTTTATGGAGGGCTATGAACACGCCGTTATTATTGGAAGTGATTGTGCAGCACTCAAGAAAAGCCACCTGGTAAATGCATATAGCATCTTGCAGAACCATGATGTTGTTATTGGGCCATCCCAAGATGGCGGTTATTACTTGTTAGGGATGAATCAGTATCTGCCCGATCTTTTTGAAAATATGGAATGGAGCACTCCATCGGTCTATGATGAAACCATCCGGCGTATTAAAAGGATGAACTTGATGTACGAAGCAGTAGAAGAGCTTAATGACATTGATACCGAGAAAGATCTGATGGAATCACGGTTAAGAGTTAAGGGCAATGAAAATTAG
- a CDS encoding MBL fold metallo-hydrolase, which translates to MGKKNNQISIIFWGVRGSTPCANKENMVYGGNTTCVQVTIPQSDELLILDSGTGIRNLGNRQNGNTKVRGRIFITHPHWDHIQGFPFFKPIYGSKNQFEIHMPEQEDGGCKEILSGHLTKTFFPVTLEMIDANLKYVTQSPEKVEYDGYSVEYMLANHTTNTAIYKIEIDGTTIIFCPDNELEPEAIKAGRDYYAKLESFFEGADILIHDGQYSLESYEGKHGWGHSAWEIVVDFARQAKVKNLFITHHDPDSTDQDLAELDQKLQRKYAPFFNTIELAKEGTQLLI; encoded by the coding sequence ATGGGCAAAAAGAATAATCAGATAAGTATTATTTTTTGGGGAGTCCGAGGGTCGACTCCATGTGCGAATAAAGAAAATATGGTTTACGGAGGAAATACGACCTGTGTGCAGGTGACTATTCCTCAATCTGATGAATTGCTAATTCTTGATAGCGGTACGGGTATTCGCAATCTGGGAAATAGACAGAATGGTAACACCAAAGTTAGGGGACGTATATTTATTACTCACCCGCATTGGGATCATATCCAGGGATTCCCATTCTTTAAACCTATATATGGTTCCAAGAATCAATTTGAGATCCATATGCCTGAACAAGAAGATGGGGGGTGTAAAGAGATTTTATCGGGACATTTAACGAAAACATTTTTCCCGGTAACCTTAGAGATGATTGACGCCAACCTTAAATATGTAACTCAGTCTCCTGAAAAGGTTGAGTATGACGGTTATAGTGTAGAATATATGCTGGCGAACCACACCACCAATACCGCTATTTACAAGATCGAAATTGATGGTACCACTATAATTTTTTGTCCTGATAATGAGCTTGAACCTGAGGCTATTAAGGCAGGAAGGGATTATTATGCTAAGTTAGAATCCTTTTTTGAGGGTGCGGATATTTTAATTCATGATGGGCAGTATAGTTTGGAATCTTATGAAGGAAAGCATGGATGGGGACATTCGGCCTGGGAAATTGTCGTTGATTTTGCCCGGCAAGCAAAGGTGAAAAACCTATTTATAACACATCATGATCCTGATTCTACAGATCAAGACTTGGCAGAGCTGGATCAAAAATTGCAGCGAAAATATGCCCCCTTTTTTAATACCATTGAGCTTGCTAAAGAAGGGACACAGCTCTTAATTTAA
- a CDS encoding DUF349 domain-containing protein, with protein sequence MNTTMEEKEKTSEFLYEDEYVFLTENNELFLKDGGQGDQRKLCEVPANQVEEKIANFKGAFSALEEKVEQAISDQEVTSELLASLKKDVQETVAIGDFDSLLSRIDEAGTVDKESSEEDTEKAKEDVIEEENTGEAEEPTEELSNEENDEDPVTFYRNIISKAQELAEQDDWSYVSGELNNLSHKWADGPTTDSEKVKKLFQKFNKIVDDYEEKKEAYYKKQKEKRQQNLETKKKLLKEFEGIVSNETWTATKRVGQMKQQWNSTGPLPSGKGEELDERFEELLDTFNEHKVDRLVQKRQKEEDNLMLKLTVLEKMENVAESINHETTEWDELEEQFEDLTKQWKKIGRVPKDKANNVWERYKAAQDKYYDQKYKHDPEHQSKVDRFYHKKEKLCEEAEALLEEDDLAIAARKINKLHRRWKKVGNLPQRTEDKLWNRFKAATDAFNEKKSNNRDKIEELEEEHYQQKLELIDKANAIKETDDFEKGHSKMQSYMDRWKKIGPVPRKKSNKIWKKFKGAMDEFYDRRREHFKEVKEERKENLKKKKEILEELRELGSHEDPIKAVDLAKDLQEKFKNVGYVPIKHKNKMWKQYREVCDVIYDRMRAAKSGDKFDQELAKADLNPEDRNQIQELRKEYKAIKKEVRSLEKEALQYEEKKTYFKPTNGGNSLLDEVEKKIENIEEEIEQKRQKMEDLTDQMDDIREGSVE encoded by the coding sequence GTGAATACAACTATGGAAGAAAAAGAAAAGACATCCGAATTTTTATATGAGGATGAATACGTATTTTTAACTGAAAATAATGAGCTTTTTTTAAAGGATGGGGGGCAGGGAGACCAACGGAAGTTATGTGAGGTCCCGGCTAATCAGGTCGAAGAAAAAATTGCTAACTTCAAGGGTGCCTTTAGTGCATTAGAGGAGAAGGTTGAACAGGCAATTTCTGACCAGGAAGTTACAAGTGAGTTGCTTGCTTCTTTAAAAAAGGATGTTCAGGAAACAGTAGCAATTGGGGATTTTGATAGCCTGCTCAGTCGTATTGATGAGGCAGGGACGGTTGATAAGGAATCAAGTGAAGAAGATACTGAGAAAGCCAAGGAGGATGTTATTGAGGAAGAAAATACGGGAGAAGCAGAAGAGCCTACCGAAGAGTTATCAAACGAAGAAAATGATGAGGATCCCGTAACATTTTATAGGAATATTATTAGCAAGGCTCAAGAGCTTGCCGAGCAAGATGATTGGTCATATGTGTCTGGTGAGTTGAATAACCTTAGCCATAAATGGGCTGACGGTCCCACTACTGATTCTGAGAAGGTCAAGAAACTTTTTCAGAAGTTTAATAAGATTGTTGATGACTATGAGGAGAAAAAGGAAGCTTATTACAAAAAGCAGAAAGAGAAGCGGCAACAGAACTTAGAGACTAAGAAGAAGCTTCTTAAAGAGTTTGAAGGTATTGTTTCTAACGAAACCTGGACAGCTACTAAACGAGTAGGCCAGATGAAGCAGCAGTGGAACAGTACAGGCCCACTACCCTCTGGCAAAGGCGAGGAGCTTGATGAGCGATTTGAAGAGCTGCTTGATACTTTTAACGAACATAAAGTAGATCGGCTTGTTCAAAAGCGCCAAAAAGAAGAAGACAACCTGATGCTAAAGCTGACGGTGCTTGAAAAGATGGAAAATGTGGCCGAGTCTATCAATCATGAAACTACTGAATGGGATGAGCTGGAAGAGCAGTTCGAAGACCTTACAAAACAGTGGAAAAAAATTGGTAGGGTTCCGAAGGATAAAGCAAATAATGTTTGGGAACGGTATAAAGCCGCTCAAGACAAATATTACGATCAAAAATATAAGCATGATCCTGAGCACCAGTCTAAGGTAGACCGTTTTTATCATAAAAAAGAAAAGCTTTGTGAAGAAGCAGAAGCCCTTCTCGAAGAAGATGATTTAGCAATTGCCGCCCGAAAGATTAATAAACTACACCGCCGTTGGAAGAAAGTAGGGAATTTGCCACAACGGACAGAAGATAAGTTATGGAACCGTTTTAAAGCGGCAACGGATGCTTTCAATGAAAAGAAATCTAATAATCGAGATAAAATTGAGGAGCTCGAAGAGGAGCATTACCAACAAAAGTTGGAGCTTATCGATAAAGCTAATGCCATTAAAGAGACCGATGATTTTGAGAAGGGGCATTCAAAGATGCAGAGCTATATGGATCGCTGGAAAAAAATTGGTCCTGTGCCTCGAAAAAAATCCAATAAAATTTGGAAGAAGTTTAAAGGGGCGATGGATGAATTCTATGATCGCCGTCGCGAACATTTTAAGGAGGTAAAGGAAGAGCGTAAAGAAAACCTCAAAAAGAAAAAAGAGATTCTGGAAGAGCTTAGAGAACTCGGTAGTCACGAAGATCCTATCAAGGCTGTTGATCTTGCAAAGGACTTACAAGAAAAGTTTAAGAATGTAGGGTATGTGCCCATAAAGCATAAGAATAAAATGTGGAAGCAGTACCGTGAGGTCTGTGACGTTATTTATGATCGTATGCGGGCAGCCAAGTCAGGAGATAAGTTTGACCAGGAGTTAGCTAAGGCAGACTTGAACCCTGAGGATCGTAACCAAATTCAAGAGTTGCGGAAAGAATATAAAGCGATCAAAAAAGAGGTCCGCAGCTTAGAAAAAGAAGCACTCCAATATGAAGAGAAGAAGACCTATTTTAAGCCTACCAATGGAGGTAACAGCTTGTTAGATGAGGTCGAAAAGAAAATTGAAAATATTGAAGAGGAGATAGAACAGAAGCGCCAAAAAATGGAGGATTTAACGGATCAAATGGATGATATCCGTGAAGGTTCAGTAGAGTAA